One Brassica napus cultivar Da-Ae chromosome A1, Da-Ae, whole genome shotgun sequence genomic region harbors:
- the LOC106411763 gene encoding uncharacterized protein At4g04775-like has protein sequence MASSVSEFSDANSFRLTEDSNKVGPQCYCGRKIEILKSWSDENPCRLYFRCAVHTFVAWADEETPCKWQKTSLLEARDIMRRQRDEIRQLKAANAKLMREGNCVQHTEVDAGDNVATVDATKKVEVELIKAGEREKILRHCLTISWVGFIIAIAIIASRCLK, from the coding sequence ATGGCCAGTTCAGTGAGTGAGTTTTCAGATGCCAATTCTTTTCGATTAACAGAGGACAGCAACAAGGTTGGCCCTCAGTGTTACTGTGGGCGCAAAATTGAGATACTAAAATCATGGTCAGATGAGAATCCATGTAGGCTTTACTTCCGCTGTGCTGTCCATACTTTCGTCGCGTGGGCTGATGAGGAGACACCATGTAAGTGGCAGAAGACGAGCTTATTAGAGGCACGCGACATAATGCGGCGTCAACGAGACGAAATTAGACAGCTGAAAGCAGCAAATGCAAAACTCATGCGGGAAGGGAATTGTGTTCAACACACTGAAGTCGATGCGGGGGATAATGTGGCGACGGTAGATGCCACTAAGAAGGTGGAGGTCGAACTTATCAAGGCGGGTGAGAGGGAGAAAATTCTCCGCCACTGTTTGACCATCTCATGGGTGGGTTTTATAATTGCGATAGCTATCATTGCATCCCGGTGTCTGAAGTAA
- the LOC125607298 gene encoding AAA-ATPase At3g28580-like — protein MATMAELWTNTGSALATLMFIYTIFNQYFPTFGDNLQPFIQRLTTLFDPYIQVTFFEYTGQNFKRSVPYDAIQNYLSKDSSARAKRLKANTVKGSKSLVLSMDDYEEITDDFEGIKVWWQSNKEETRKEPFSFYPGADEKRYYMLRFHRRDREVILERYINHVFREGKSIKLKNRERKIYSNSSSEDNGHKTK, from the coding sequence ATGGCAACAATGGCTGAGCTGTGGACTAACACAGGGTCTGCACTAGCAACCCTTATGTTCATATATACAATCTTCAACCAATACTTCCCCACCTTCGGAGACAACCTCCAGCCCTTCATTCAACGCCTCACTACTCTATTCGACCCTTACATCCAAGTAACATTCTTTGAATACACCGGACAAAACTTTAAGCGAAGCGTGCCCTACGATGCTATTCAGAACTATCTCAGCAAAGACTCCTCTGCTCGGGCCAAGAGGCTTAAGGCCAACACTGTTAAAGGAAGCAAATCTCTTGTGCTTAGCATGGATGATTATGAGGAGATAACTGACGATTTCGAGGGCATCAAGGTTTGGTGGCAGTCGAATAAAGAGGAAACCAGGAAGGAGCCTTTCTCGTTTTACCCTGGTGCCGATGAGAAGCGATACTACATGCTCAGGTTCCATAGACGTGACCGGGAAGTAATTCTAGAAAGGTATATCAACCATGTTTTCCGGGAGGGGAAGTCAATAAAGCTGAAGAACAGGGAGAGGAAGATTTATTCAAATAGTTCAAGCGAGGACAACGGACACAAGACAAAATGA
- the LOC106411746 gene encoding uncharacterized protein LOC106411746, with protein sequence MDVSEDLARDYPPRLYPEGASIFENKSINTNSHFSEIPRLREAIGIDVWENLKTCPVGLIAKLAESKLVWSGKTVHYLFCRQLRVYKKEIWSLVVDQPLKFSLTEFGEITGLNTNPLPEESFEPDPENYKALWELLKVPLRYGPKFDELIEALTECPFWSADQRKWYGLLFLQAIGLYGLHHNCRIPFESAKRVFDDDALMTYPWGGSYTLSGFKDVLLVWAYESVIVFGELYGRKVNPDEIPLLRWGGSRTRASLATTIAKEMNDHGTVRVRKMVMKEGLEELFPQWKDEADDPQLDNLIKDIHADRFVRDFYVQSNEKNKKTKAGVSSEVEPPSKKQKKGKKQKEVKINEGETAVVEEKESAKEKGRNEAVLMNIVAHLEKLDQKFDSRLTEYDTKFGDFSQGLLDTIGDTVKTTVEERLRVLGVSNSSQPEGQHVMVSEDNQQPESNSGQPDGQNVMVSEDNRQPDSNSGQPASKTPIDKQSEDSQPQKTPDKG encoded by the exons ATGGATGTTTCCGAAGATCTAGCAAGGGATTACCCTCCAAGACTTTACCCTGAAGGGGCTtctatttttgaaaacaaaagcattAATACGAATAGCCATTTTTCTGAGATCCCTCGACTTAGAGAAGCAATTGGAATAGATgtgtgggaaaatctgaagacGTGTCCTGTTGGATTGATTGCTAAACTGGCTGAGAGCAAATTGGTGTGGTCTGGTAAGACCGTACATTATCTATTTTGTAGACAGCTGCGAGTCTATAAGAAGGAGATTTGGTCTCTCGTTGTTGATCAACCTCTCAAGTTTAGCTTAACAGAATTTGGTGAGATCACGGGTTTAAACACAAATCCACTGCCAGAAGAAAGTTTTGAACCTGATCCAGAGAATTACAAAGCGTTGTGGGAGTTGTTGAAAGTGCCGCTTAGGTACGGACCCAAGTTTGATGAACTTATAGAAGCTTTAACAGAGTGTCCATTCTGGAGTGCTGATCAGCGGAAATGGTATGGGCTGTTGTTTCTTCAAGCCATTGGACTTTATGGCTTGCATCATAATTGTAGAATACCTTTTGAAAGTGCAAAAAGAGTATTCGATGATGACGCCCTGATGACTTATCCTTGGG GAGGGTCGTACACCCTTAGCGGCTTCAAGGACGTGTTGTTGGTTTGGGCGTATGAATCTGTCATAGTGTTCGGAGAGCTTTATGGCAGAAAAGTGAATCCAGACGAAATTCCGCTTTTGCGATGGGGTGGAAGTCGTACTCGTGCAAGTCTTGCTACTACAATAGCTAAGGAGATGAATGATCATGGAACG GTGCGTGTGAGGAAAATGGTGATGAAGGAGGGTCTAGAAGAGCTGTTTCCTCAGTGGAAGGATGAAGCAGATGACCCACAACTTGATAACCTAATTAAAGATATACATGCAGATAGGTTTGTTAGAGATTTTTATGTGCAATCGAatgagaagaacaaaaaaacgAAGGCTGGAGTTTCGTCAGAGGTTGAGCCACCctcaaagaagcagaagaaaggtaagaaacagaaggaggTGAAAATCAATGAGGGTGAAACTGCTGTTGTAGAGGAGAAGGAGAGTGCAAAGGAGAAGGGTCGTAACGAAGCGGTTCTGATGAACATAGTTGCTCATCTCGAGAAGTTGGACCAAAAATTTGACTCGAGATTAACAGAATACGACACCAAGTTTGGAGATttttcccaaggccttttggataCCATTGGAGATACAGTGAAAACTACAGTTGAAGAGCGTCTGAGAGTTTTGGGGGTGTCCAATAGTAGTCAACCTGAAGGTCAACACGTGATGGTCTCAGAAGACAACCAACAGCCGGAGTCCAATAGTGGTCAACCTGATGGTCAAAACGTGATGGTCTCAGAAGACAACCGACAGCCGGACTCCAATAGTGGTCAACCTGCATCTAAGACCCCTATTGATAAACAGTCCGAAGACAGCCAACCGCAAAAGACCCCTGATAAAGGCTAA
- the LOC106411774 gene encoding uncharacterized protein LOC106411774 → MEEVGLPERLFQTGYEPTCWKRINNYFNLRWVEIVKAALSDAQQEMLAESLFRQLMFMGTHTFSVMFAHQILSRQLVTRKLYELWWLFAGKPIRYGIADFELVTGLNCGSPPTPNVGAQRLGKGKKKSKAKGKQKDEYKDDDSRLRLGLLLLVEGILCPTSGSTQNRPEVVEMLSDIPMFMEHPWGRESFLLTVGSGKIRGAGQLVQDTLAIQGFAHAMVLVTVCSFPQIIAEPRLGEDLVNEELPIEDIVDAVCARSVKINVVTVQNLELIGQASVRSILCDGSDIPPFPDKVEDMAVAHMVSLIRDGFPFEINTWQGGGGVKAINAKQWKSGYGADGLGDSGGGEHGQPVNTDGHGGGGGLGVTVDLPNLVHGLANELEAREGPLLALLKTHITQEMRSLKDEIFARGGISAPCGMADPARGDAGILNSGSPITVPRVQTRNPVVSSDTSTGCGGAEQQKHRGGQLDDGTSESAKTTQFSGGNGRGATPHPGGPITNEVAPLDSVDHCPAMGEAREDGGEETSTSDGGHGKNDYGSAKNLEIIPPPNDDTSKEDCSAPPSPSEESEPTSMDVQLQPHSSPIKDATLPNDRSQSRRLLTPTLPNVPLGGAAVLISIEKGETKGNPNPSEAVQKRTSKRLHILFVPFSPPQPPPKKIKGKGGRKKTGKRTKKVQPEMATVSEVCASATTSPTKLTQPFDTPTTVGPLVGGFSPCVRLNAFRVAGFCTLMHTERDYNLGEGVIVPNSVFKSFFEVAVPQPIKAVDMLVTFIRSRLRKEDIQSSQFLPGSLVEALRGEYQQFIRVQDIAKLSFSSIFGDPCFSNMTWSEEVQVLYCPFQVDGRHWIGVVIDIAQWRIYVLDCNCACVQDEKLETLLQPFGVLMPFLIHLNGGDALNEAATKSPLQLTRLDLPICCEQKDNMAQVSNLTEERLSIAAKTYAVEAFACFNPEYLKEFPKE, encoded by the exons ATGGAGGAGGTAGGTTTGCCAGAACGTTTGTTTCAGACAGGGTATGAACCCACATGCTGGAAGAGAATTAACAACTACTTCAACTTGCGGTGGGTTGAGATTGTAAAAGCAGCACTTTCAGATGCTCAGCAGGAGATGTTGGCGGAATCTCTGTTTAGACAACTGATGTTTATGGGGACTCATACATTTTCCGTCATGTTCGCGCACCAGATTTTATCACGTCAGTTGGTGACGAGGAAATTGTACGAGCTGTGGTGGTTGTTTGCAGGGAAGCCAATTCGATATGGTATTGCAGACTTTGAATTGGTGACGGGTCTCAATTGTGGATCCCCTCCTACCCCGAACGTAGGTGCGCAGAGGTTGgggaaagggaaaaaaaaaagcaaagcaaAGGGAAAACAA AAAGACGAATACAAAGATGATGACAGCCGATTGCGTTTGGGTCTTCTCCTCCTCGTAGAAGGCATTCTATGCCCAACTAGTGGTTCAACACAGAACAGACCAGAAGTGGTTGAGATGTTGAGCGATATTCCTATGTTTATGGAACATCCTTGGGGGAGGGAGTCGTTTCTGTTAACGGTTGGAAGCGGGAAGATTAGGGGAGCCGGACAGTTGGTGCAAGACACCCTTGCAATACAAGGTTTTGCACACGCTATGGTTCTAGTAACAGTCTGCAGCTTCCCCCAGATTATTGCAGAGCCACGCTTAGGGGAGGATCTGGTGAATGAGGAGCTTCCCATAGAAGACATTGTTGATGCTGTTTGTGCGAGAAGCGTTAAAATAAATGTTGTTACGGTTCAAAATCTAGAGCTTATTGGGCAG GCTTCAGTTCGTTCCATACTATGCGACGGTTCTGACATTCCTCCCTTCCCTGATAAGGTGGAAGATATGGCAGTTGCTCACATGGTATCGTTGATTCGGGATGGCTTCCCCTTCGAAATCAATACCTGgcaggggggggggggtgttaaGGCAATTAATGCAAAACAATGGAAGAGTGGTTATGGAGCAGACGGTTTAGGAGACTCGGGGGGGGGAGAACATGGTCAACCCGTAAATACAGATGGTCATGGAGGAGGGGGTGGTCTTGGGGTTACGGTGGATTTACCAAATCTCGTCCATGGTTTGGCAAATGAACTAGAAGCACGTGAAGGGCCCTTGTTAGCCCTTTTGAAAACCCACATTACGCAAGAAATGCGTTCACTAAAGGACGAAATTTTCGCACGGGGAGGGATATCTGCACCATGCGGAATGGCTGATCCAGCAAGAG GAGATGCAGGCATATTGAATTCTGGTAGTCCAATTACCGTTCCTAGAGTACAAACAAGGAACCCAGTCGTATCATCAGACACTTCTACTGGCTGTGGGGGTGCAGAGCAACAGAAGCACAGAGGTGGCCAATTGGATGATGGAACTTCTGAGTCTGCCAAAACAACT CAGTTCTCCGGTGGTAATGGAAGGGGAGCCACTCCCCATCCTGGTGGCCCAATCACCAATGAAGTAGCTCCTCTGGATTCTGTTGACCATTGCCCAGCTATGGGGGAGGCTCGGGAAGATGGCGGCGAAGAGACGTCCACTTCAGATGGTGGTCATGGCAAAAATGAT TATGGTTCGGCAAAAAATCTGGAGATCATACCTCCGCCGAATGATGACACTAGTAAGGAGGACTGCAGTGCCCCTCCTTCCCCATCTGAGGAATCTGAACCGACATCTATGGATGTTCAGCTTCAACCCCACAGTTCCCCAATTAAGGATGCTACGCTTCCAAATGAT AGAAGCCAGAGTCGCCGATTATTGACCCCAACCTTGCCAAACGTCCCACTTGGAGGCGCTGCTGTATTGATTTCAATAGAGAAAGGGGAAACAAAAGGTAATCCTAATCCGTCTGAAGCTGTTCAGAAAAGGACTAGCAAAAGGCTGCATATACTATTTGTGCCGTTTTCACCTCCACAACCACCGCCTAAGAAGATAAAGGGGAAAGGAGGACGGAAGAAAACAGGGAAGCGTACAAAAAAAGTCCAACCAGAAATGGCTACTGTTTCAGAAGTATGTGCCTCTGCAACGACATCACCCACGAAACTGACACAGCCGTTTGACACACCTACGACCGTTGGCCCTTTGGTTGGGGGGTTTAGTCCATGTGTTCGTCTTAATGCATTCCGCGTTGCTGGGTTTTGCACTCTCATGCATACGGAAAG GGATTACAATCTTGGAGAAGGGGTTATTGTACCGAATTCTGTTTTCAAGTCTTTCTTTGAAGTTGCGGTCCCACAACCTATTAAG GCGGTAGACATGTTAGTCACATTTATTAGAAGCCGACTGCGTAAAGAAGATATACAATCTTCTCAATTCCTACCAGGCAGTCTCGTGGAAGCTCTTCGTGGAGAGTACCAGCAATTCATTCGTGTTCAAGATATTGCAAAATTAAGTTTCTCAAGTATTTTCGGGGATCCATGCTTCTCCAATATGACCTGGTCAGAGGAGGTCCAAGTACTGTACTGCCCATTTCAAGTCGACGGGAGGCATTGGATTGGGGTTGTGATAGATATAGCACAGTGGCGTATCTATGTTTTAGATTGCAACTGTGCTTGTGTGCAAGATGAAAAGTTGGAAACACTCCTACAACCCTTTGGAGTCCTCATGCCTTTCTTGATACACCTCAATGGAGGCGACGCATTGAACGAAGCAGCTACGAAATCTCCTCTGCAGCTTACCCGGCTAGACCTACCTATATGCTGTGAACAAAAAG ACAACATGGCCCAGGTCTCTAATCTAACAGAAGAGAGGCTTTCGATTGCAGCAAAGACCTATGCAGTTGAAGCTTTCGCATGTTTCAATCCGGAATACTTGAAGGAATTTCCAAAGGAGTAA
- the LOC106411755 gene encoding AAA-ATPase At3g28580-like has product MYKKKKEELKRDLVKFSKSKEYYKKIGKAWKRGYLFYGPPGTGKSTMIAAMANFLDYDVYDLELTTVRDNTQLRRLLIDTSAKSIIVIEDIDCSLDLTGQRRKKEEEKEDGDEKSILKKMMENEDENTADSKVTLSGLLNFVDGLWSACGGERIIVFTTNFVDKLDPALVRKGRMDNHIELSYCCFEAFKVLAKNYLDVEESELFEEIKRLLEDKEIKMTPADIAENMLPKSENEGSETCLKRLIQVLKEAKRKVEDDVEEKKRETEEKEKAETAPNEGEQ; this is encoded by the coding sequence atgtataagaagaagaaggaggagcttaaaagagatctGGTCAAGTTCAGTAAGAGCAAAGAGTACTACAAGAAGATTGGGAAAGCTTGGAAGCGAGGGTATCTTTTTTATGGACCACCCGGGACTGGGAAATCAACAATGATTGCTGCAATGGCGAATTTCTTGGATTATGATGTTTATGATCTTGAGTTGACAACGGTGAGGGATAATACACAGCTAAGAAGGTTATTAATCGACACTTCGGCGAAATCGATTATTGTGATTGAAGATATTGATTGTTCACTTGATCTCACTGGACAAAGAAGgaaaaaagaagaggaaaaggaagaTGGAGACGAGAAGAGCAttctgaagaagatgatggaaaATGAAGATGAGAATACAGCGGATAGCAAAGTTACTCTATCAGGGTTGTTGAATTTTGTTGACGGATTATGGTCAGCTTGTGGTGGGGAGAGGATCATTGTATTCACTACAAACTTTGTAGACAAGCTAGATCCGGCTTTAGTTCGCAAAGGAAGAATGGATAACCATATAGAGTTGTCATATTGCTGTTTTGAAGCGTTCAAGGTATTGGCAAAAAACTATTTGGATGTGGAGGAGAGTGAGCTTTTTGAGGAGATAAAGAGGTTGCTTGAGGATAAAGAAATTAAGATGACACCAGCGGATATTGCAGAAAATATGTTACCTAAATCTGAAAACGAAGGATCAGAGACATGTTTGAAGCGTTTAATCCAAGTGTTGAAAGAAGCAAAGAGGAAGGTCGAGGACGAtgtggaagagaagaagagagaaacagaagagaaagagaaagcagAGACAGCCCCCAATGAAGGAGAACAATAA